Within Halopelagius longus, the genomic segment GGCCCTGACGGATTCGAACCGCGAGAACTCGCGTTGCTCGTTCTCTGGATTCGAACCGTCAGAGCGTGTCGATTTTACTGCTCACTTCGTTCGCAGAAAATCGATGGGCCCTGACGGATTCGAACCATCGACCACTCGGTTATGAGCCGAGCGCTCTAACCAGGCTGAGCTAAGGGCCCTCGTGCGTTCACCACTTCCCGCGGGCACCTCTTTAGCGTTGTCGTTGTCCGTCGGGCGAACCGGCGGACGGAGTGACGACTCGGCGGTCGGAGACGAGAGGAAGTGGAAGCGCCGTCGCCAGGACTCGAACCTGGGACCACCTCGTTAACAGCGAGGTGCTCTACCAACTGAGCTACGACGGCTCGGGCGTTCTCCGCACTCCTTCGTACACCGAGGTTGTTTGTAGGGCTTTCGTTTTGGAGCCATAGTGCGACTTGTCACCGTGCGTCCGGCGGCGGACGCACCGACACCCTTTCGCCCGCCCGCGGTCAAGCCGGGACGAACATGGCCGACTCGGAGGACATCTCGCGCGTCGTCGAACGCGTCCGGGAGCGAATCGATCCGGACGAGGACGAACGGACCGCGCTTCGCGAGGCCGCATCCGCGCTGACCGCCCGCGTGGAGGAGGAACTCGCGGACCTCCCGGTCGACGCCGACGCGATTCGCGTCGGCTCTACCGCCCGCGGGACGTGGCTCTCCGGCGACAGGGACATCGACCTGTTCGTTCGCTTCCCCGAGGGCCTCGACAGGGAGTCGCTGGAGTCCTACGGCCTCGAAATCGGTCGCGCCGTCCTCCCGGACGGACAGGAGGAGTACGCCGAACACCCGTACGTCACCGGCGAGTTCCGCGGCTTCGACGTCGATTTGGTACCCTGTTACGACGTGGAAGACGGCTCCTCGCTCCGGTCGGCGGTGGACCGGACGCCGCACCACAACGCCTACCTCCGAGAACGCATCGACGACGAACTCGCCGCCGACGTGCGCGTGTTCAAGCGCTTCCTGAAAGGCATCGGCGCGTACGGCAGCGACCTCCGAACGAGGGGGTTCTCGGGTTACCTCACCGAACTGTTGGTCTTGGAGTACGGGGGGTTCGAGGAACTCCTGCGGGCCGCCGCCGACTGGCACCCGCCGGTCGTCTTCGACCCCGAGGACCACGGCGAACGGTCGTTCGACCACCCCCTCGTCGTCGTCGACCCGACCGACCCGGCGCGGAACGTGGCGGCCGTCTGCTCCGCGGAGAACGTCGCCCGGCTCCAACACTACGCCCGCGCGTTCCTCGCAGGCCCCGACGAGTCGTTCTTCTTCTCGCCGGCCCCCGACCCCCTCTCGCCCGACGAGGTTCGCTCGCACGTCGAACGGCGCGGGACGACGCCCGTCGCAGTCGTCTTCGACGCGCCCGATATCGTGGCGGACCAACTGTACCCGCAACTCCGCAAGTCGCTGTCGGGCGTGCGGTCGGAACTCGACCGCCGCGGATTCGGCCCCCTCCGGGCGACGACGTTCGCCGAGGACCGAGCGGTCCTCTTCGTCGAACTGGCGCACGCGACGCTTCCGACCATCTCCCGCCACGAGGGCCCGCCGGTGCACGTTCGCAACCACGCGGAGGGGTTCTACGACGCCTACGCCGACAGCGGCGACTACGGCCCGTTCCTCGACGGCGACCGGTACGTCGTCGAACGGGACCGGGAGTACGCCGAAGCGTCGGCGTTCCTCGAAAGCGACGCCATCTTCGACGTCGGACTCGGCTCTCGGGTGGAGTCGAAGCTCGAAGAATCGTACGAGGTGCTCGTCGGCGAGGCGGTGGCGGAACTCGCGGAGACGGAGGCGTTCGGCGTCGAGTTCGCCCGTTACTTCGAACCGAGTCCGTGAGCCTCGCGCACGTCCGAGACGAGCGTCTCCGTCTTCTCGTTCGGTTCGTCGTCAGGTTCCATGGGCGAGCGACCGTCGAACGTCTCGTGGACTATCGCGACGCCCTCCGAGAGCGTATCGAGGCCGTAACCGCCCTCTAAGACGAACGCCAGCCCAGCGTCCACGTCGTCGCAGAGTTGTCTGATCCGGTCGGTCATCAGCGCGTACCCCTCCGTCGAGACGCGCATCCGGGAGATGGGGTCGTGTCGGTGCGCGTCGAACCCCGCGCTGATCAACAGGAGGTCGGGGTCGAACCGTTCGAGCGCCGGTCGGAGGAGTTCGTCGACGACGAGGAGGTAATCGGAGTCGCCCGCGCCCGCCGCGAGAGGAGCGTTCAGCGTCGCGTTCTCGCCGTCGCCCTCGCCCGTCTCCTCGATTTCGCCGGTGCCGGGGTAGAGACCGTCCTCGTGGACGGACGCGTAGAACACGTCGTCCCGGTCGTAGAAGATGTCCTGCGTGCCGTTGCCGTGGTGAACGTCCCAATCGAAGATAGCGACGCGTTCGGCGTCGAGTTCGTCGTCGTCGAGTACCGTCTGGGCCGCGACGGCGGCGTTGTTGACGAAGCAAAACCCCATGGCGTCGTCTTCGACGGCGTGGTGCCCCGGCGGGCGTCCGAGGGAGAACGCGGTGTCTCTCGCGTCCGCGCCTTCCACCGCTTGCCGGGCGGCCCACTGCGCGAGTCCCGCCGACGCGAGGGCGGCGTCCCACGTCTCCTCGGAGGCGACGGTGTCGGGGTCCCAGCTCCCGCCGCCGTCCTCGCAGAACTCGCGGATTTCGGCGACGTAGTCGGCGTCGTGGACCGATTCGACGTCGTCGTCGGTGGCGGGGGGCGCGTCCACGTAGTCGGCCCCGTGGCGCTTCGCGAGGGCGCGCCTGATGGCGCGGAGTCGGTCGGCCGTCTCCGGGTGTCGTTGACCGGTGTCGTGCGCGAGGCAGGTCTCGCTGTAGCCGAACTGCATCGGTCTACTCGAAGAGGGCGAAGTACGTCTCGATGTCTTCGGCCTGTATCGTCCGCCGGTCGGCGTGGCGCGCGAGCTTCGCGGCGGCGCTCGCGACGTTGTCGGCGTAGTCCTCCAAGATGTCGGCGAGTGCGATGCGCGCACCCATCGACACACGATACCGGTCGTCGATGTCGAGTCGGGCGATGCGGTCCACGGGGGCGATGGGCAGTTCCAGCTCCTCCCGTTCGACTACCTGTTCGACGCCGAAGTCCTCGGCCATCAGGGTCTTTCGGCCGTCCTCCTCGGCGCGTTCGGCCGCGTCGGCCGCGAGGTCTGAGCCGCGGCGCTGGATGCGCCGGGCGAGTTCCTCGGACGCGTCGGCGCTGACCCGGAGCTCGCCGGCGTTGCGCCGGATAATCGTATCGACCGGGGCGAACGGTAACTCGACGCTCATACCCTCATATGCCGTCCGTGCGGCGTATAATCCTTTCCGTAGCGGCTCTCGTGGGTTCTCGGCATCTCTCGGCCCTTCTCGACGCCACGAGGCCGGTGTCGCGACTACGCGCGCCGTTCGGTTCGCCGAAAGAGAAGCGTCGTCCGACGTTCAGCGGTTCTCCAAGGCGACTTCGGTCGCCTCGATGCGCCCGTCGCGAACCGCGCCGCGAACCGTGACCTCTTGGCCGAGTTTGAGCGACTCGTTCGTCTCCACGCTCCGCGTCTCGGTGCCGTCGTCGAGGACGACGGGGTCGCCGGCCTGAACGACGGTTCCGGTGAACTCCTCTATCTCGCCGTCGTCGGCGTTCGACTCCGAGGAACCGCCGGACGACGAAGCGCCGTTCGCCGCGGACGAGTCGGACGACCCCTCGGCGTCGCCCGCGTCCTCGAACGCGCCGAGTCCCTGCGATTGTGACTCCGCCTGCGCCTCGTCTGCACCGCCCGCGGCGTTCCCGGCGTTCGCGCCGTCGGGAGCCTCGTCCATCACGCTGATAGTGGACCGCCACCCGGCGGAGGCTTCGAGGTCCTCCTGCCAGCCGTCCTTTATCTCGACGTCCGTGAGGACGACGTAGTCCGCGAGGTCCACGTCGGTGTCGGCCTTCTCGCCCCACATGGCGACGCGGATGTCGCCGGTGTCGTCCTTGACGCGGATGTTCCGGACCTGCCCCTCGGACCCGTCGTCTCGGTCGAACGTGCGCTTGGGGTCCGTCTCGATGACGCCGCCCGCGATATCGACCGTCTCGCCGAGTTCCAACTCAGCGATGTCGGTCGTCTCGGGGACGTACTCGATATCTTCGTCGAGTTCCTCCACCGCGCCGCGGTTGCCGACGTGGAGTTCGAGCGACCCGTCGCGTTCGCGGACGTACCCGTCGACGACTTCGACGGTGTCGTCCGGTTCGTACTCGTCCGCGAGGTCGGCCTTCTCGTCCCAGAGGGTGACGCGGATGCGGCCGGTGGGGTCGCCGAGCGTCAGGTTGGCGACGCGACCCTCGGACCCGTCGTCGCGGTCGAACGTCCGCACCGAGTCGGTGCTGAGGACGCGGCCCTTCAGGTTCACGTCCGAGAGGCCGAGCGAGAGGTCCTCGACGCGGTAGGAGTCCTGCATCTGGACGTCCACCTCGGCGTCCGGGTCGGGTTCGACCTTGTCGACGCTGACCTCGACGCCGTTGTACCCCTCCTTGGGTCGCCCCGCGATGCGGAGCACGTCCCCCGCTTCGAGGCTTTCGAGGGCGTCCACGGCGACGTTGTCCCAAAGCGAGATGCGGATGCGTCCCGTCTCGTCTGCGACTTCGACGTTGAGGACGCGGCCGTCCTCGTCCTCGCCGTCGCGTTCGAAGGTCCGGAGTTCGCCGATGCTCATCACCTTCGCGAGGAACTTCACGTCCTCCATGCCGGGTTCGATGTCGGCGACACCCTCGACCTCCTCGTCGCGGAGTTCGTGCGCGATGAGCATCGCCGCCGTCTCCTCGTCGGCGAGTCCGCCCATCTGTTCGACCTTGTCTTCCACGGCGGCCTCGAACTTCTCGAACGACACGTCGGTTTCGAGGTCCTCGTAGACGTCTTCGATCGCACCCATCTACGCGACACCTCCGTCCCGTCGTCCGCGTCCGACGCTGCGAAGAGAGAAACCCGTGGTTCGGGCGATAGCGGCCATAATCCTATCATCGTCCAAGGTAGGCCCGCGCTTAAGCGTTGTCTTCGCGGGAGTACCCCGTCGCAGTCGGGCGATTAGGTCGGCGGGTCGGAACACGTGCTTCGGTGGCCGCGCGTTCGTACAAAAAGTCTCGTCTCGGCGGCGACTGCGCTCGGAAGCCGTGGTCAGCGCTCCTCGCGGGCGACTTCCCGCTTTCCGTTCACGTCGTCGTGGACGACGGCGACGGCGGAGGGGACGGTGCCGTCGAGTGCGACGCGCGCCTCGTAGCCGAGGTTCTCCAGCGCCTCGGTGCACATCTCGTCGTCGTCGCGTTCCTCCACGGCGGCGACGACGAGCGTCACCAGCCCTTCGCGGCCGTCGTAGGTGAGGTCTTCCATCGAGGGGACCGTACAGCCGTTCTTGCCGACGATGCACCCGGTGACGGTCACACCCTCGTCGTCGAAGGCGACGCTGGCTTCGCCCGGCGACGAACACTCGTCGCGGGGGGTGAGCGACGACTCGGTGAAGCGGGGGTGCGTCCCCGACGTGCCGTCGCCTGTCGTCGGTAGTTCGTCGGTTCCGGTCGTTTCCGTCTCGGTCTGCTCCGTCTCGGTGTCCGTCTCCCCGTCGGACCCGGCGGAGCCCCCGAGACAACCGGCGAGGGCGAG encodes:
- a CDS encoding histone; this translates as MSVELPFAPVDTIIRRNAGELRVSADASEELARRIQRRGSDLAADAAERAEEDGRKTLMAEDFGVEQVVEREELELPIAPVDRIARLDIDDRYRVSMGARIALADILEDYADNVASAAAKLARHADRRTIQAEDIETYFALFE
- the cca gene encoding CCA tRNA nucleotidyltransferase — encoded protein: MADSEDISRVVERVRERIDPDEDERTALREAASALTARVEEELADLPVDADAIRVGSTARGTWLSGDRDIDLFVRFPEGLDRESLESYGLEIGRAVLPDGQEEYAEHPYVTGEFRGFDVDLVPCYDVEDGSSLRSAVDRTPHHNAYLRERIDDELAADVRVFKRFLKGIGAYGSDLRTRGFSGYLTELLVLEYGGFEELLRAAADWHPPVVFDPEDHGERSFDHPLVVVDPTDPARNVAAVCSAENVARLQHYARAFLAGPDESFFFSPAPDPLSPDEVRSHVERRGTTPVAVVFDAPDIVADQLYPQLRKSLSGVRSELDRRGFGPLRATTFAEDRAVLFVELAHATLPTISRHEGPPVHVRNHAEGFYDAYADSGDYGPFLDGDRYVVERDREYAEASAFLESDAIFDVGLGSRVESKLEESYEVLVGEAVAELAETEAFGVEFARYFEPSP
- a CDS encoding single-stranded DNA binding protein, with the protein product MGAIEDVYEDLETDVSFEKFEAAVEDKVEQMGGLADEETAAMLIAHELRDEEVEGVADIEPGMEDVKFLAKVMSIGELRTFERDGEDEDGRVLNVEVADETGRIRISLWDNVAVDALESLEAGDVLRIAGRPKEGYNGVEVSVDKVEPDPDAEVDVQMQDSYRVEDLSLGLSDVNLKGRVLSTDSVRTFDRDDGSEGRVANLTLGDPTGRIRVTLWDEKADLADEYEPDDTVEVVDGYVRERDGSLELHVGNRGAVEELDEDIEYVPETTDIAELELGETVDIAGGVIETDPKRTFDRDDGSEGQVRNIRVKDDTGDIRVAMWGEKADTDVDLADYVVLTDVEIKDGWQEDLEASAGWRSTISVMDEAPDGANAGNAAGGADEAQAESQSQGLGAFEDAGDAEGSSDSSAANGASSSGGSSESNADDGEIEEFTGTVVQAGDPVVLDDGTETRSVETNESLKLGQEVTVRGAVRDGRIEATEVALENR
- a CDS encoding histone deacetylase family protein, with protein sequence MQFGYSETCLAHDTGQRHPETADRLRAIRRALAKRHGADYVDAPPATDDDVESVHDADYVAEIREFCEDGGGSWDPDTVASEETWDAALASAGLAQWAARQAVEGADARDTAFSLGRPPGHHAVEDDAMGFCFVNNAAVAAQTVLDDDELDAERVAIFDWDVHHGNGTQDIFYDRDDVFYASVHEDGLYPGTGEIEETGEGDGENATLNAPLAAGAGDSDYLLVVDELLRPALERFDPDLLLISAGFDAHRHDPISRMRVSTEGYALMTDRIRQLCDDVDAGLAFVLEGGYGLDTLSEGVAIVHETFDGRSPMEPDDEPNEKTETLVSDVREAHGLGSK